The Catenulispora sp. GP43 genome includes a region encoding these proteins:
- a CDS encoding 4Fe-4S dicluster domain-containing protein, protein MSTVVPEPAAQRQPRRAVITADALQDLITALRTAGLRPVGPTVRDGAIVLDELGSAADLPHGRGSATAPGAYRLVEREDGAVFGHSAGPQSWKQFLHPARRLLFSADRDPATGDFIPEPEDSEPVHYAFIGVRPCDLAAVKILNRALRRAPDADRGPFIVAVECTEPGATCFCASAGTGPGCADRSGEFDLALVELVGEPAHRFLVTVGSERGDAILDAVPHGPVPDGLVQRARAAVAAAAGRMGRTLPATDLRVLLARSADAERWDDVAARCLTCGNCTMVCPTCFCTSVEDTTDLSGDHAERWESWDSCFDIDYSYIHGGSVRTSAKSRYRQWLTHKFGTWHDQFGTSGCVGCGRCIAWCPVGIDVTEELAALNDGIDRIDRIDRIGGAEQSLEETRGSR, encoded by the coding sequence ATGAGCACTGTCGTACCCGAACCAGCCGCACAGCGTCAGCCGCGGCGGGCGGTGATCACCGCCGACGCCCTCCAGGACCTCATCACCGCGCTGCGGACCGCGGGCCTGCGGCCGGTGGGCCCGACGGTCCGCGACGGCGCGATCGTCCTGGACGAACTGGGGTCGGCGGCAGACCTGCCGCACGGCCGCGGTTCGGCGACGGCGCCCGGAGCGTACCGGCTCGTGGAGCGCGAGGACGGAGCGGTGTTCGGCCACTCGGCCGGGCCGCAGTCGTGGAAGCAGTTCCTGCACCCCGCCCGGCGCCTGCTGTTCAGCGCCGACCGGGATCCGGCCACCGGTGACTTCATCCCCGAGCCGGAGGACAGCGAACCGGTCCACTACGCCTTCATCGGCGTGCGGCCCTGCGATCTGGCCGCCGTCAAGATCCTGAATCGGGCGCTGCGCCGTGCACCGGACGCCGATCGCGGGCCGTTCATCGTCGCCGTGGAGTGCACCGAGCCCGGCGCGACCTGCTTCTGCGCGTCGGCCGGGACCGGTCCGGGGTGCGCCGACCGCTCCGGCGAGTTCGATCTGGCGCTGGTGGAGCTCGTCGGCGAGCCCGCACACCGGTTCCTGGTCACCGTGGGCAGCGAGCGCGGCGACGCGATCTTGGACGCGGTGCCGCACGGACCGGTCCCCGACGGGCTCGTCCAGAGGGCACGGGCCGCCGTCGCCGCCGCCGCGGGCCGCATGGGCCGCACGCTGCCGGCCACCGACCTGCGGGTGCTGCTGGCGCGCTCGGCGGACGCCGAACGCTGGGACGACGTCGCAGCGCGCTGCCTGACCTGCGGCAACTGCACCATGGTCTGCCCCACCTGCTTCTGCACCTCGGTCGAGGACACCACCGACCTGTCCGGCGACCACGCCGAACGATGGGAATCCTGGGATTCCTGCTTCGACATCGACTACTCCTACATCCACGGCGGTTCGGTCCGCACCTCGGCGAAGAGCCGCTACCGCCAGTGGCTCACGCACAAGTTCGGGACCTGGCACGACCAGTTCGGCACCTCCGGCTGCGTCGGCTGCGGACGCTGCATCGCCTGGTGTCCGGTGGGGATCGACGTCACCGAGGAACTGGCGGCGCTGAACGACGGGATCGACCGGATCGACCGGATCGACCGGATCGGCGGCGCCGAGCAGTCCCTGGAAGAGACGCGGGGATCACGATGA
- a CDS encoding FAD/NAD(P)-binding protein — protein sequence MTAPMLPRRYRVTENCRENADTRTLSLAPVDEPLPRFASGQFTMVYVFGVGEIPLSVSGSPLVRDQTLVHTVRAVGAVSAALCRAEPGTVIGVRGPFGTSWDVGRSRGRDLLFIAGGIGLAPLRPALLEALASRRDYGLVSVVAGAKTPPEHLFGVEDECWRANGVAVLRTVDRRQTDPCTGLPRPWTGSTGLVTEVLPRVRLRPGRTTAYLCGPEAMMTHTGAALIRLGLRPEDIELSLERNMRCGAGLCGHCQLGPDFVCLDGPVTTYDHAEPLLAVPEL from the coding sequence ATGACCGCCCCGATGCTGCCCAGGCGCTACCGCGTGACCGAGAACTGCCGGGAGAACGCGGACACCAGAACCCTGTCTCTGGCGCCTGTCGACGAACCGCTCCCCCGCTTCGCCTCGGGCCAGTTCACGATGGTGTACGTCTTCGGCGTGGGCGAGATCCCGCTGTCGGTCAGCGGCTCGCCCCTGGTGCGTGACCAGACCTTGGTCCACACCGTCCGAGCGGTCGGCGCGGTCTCCGCGGCGCTGTGCCGGGCCGAGCCCGGAACCGTGATCGGGGTCCGGGGCCCGTTCGGGACCAGTTGGGACGTGGGACGTTCCCGCGGCCGGGATCTGTTGTTCATAGCGGGCGGTATCGGGCTGGCACCGCTGCGTCCGGCGCTGTTGGAAGCCCTCGCCTCGCGCCGCGACTACGGGCTCGTCTCGGTGGTCGCCGGCGCCAAGACCCCGCCGGAGCATCTCTTCGGCGTCGAGGACGAGTGCTGGCGCGCCAACGGAGTGGCGGTGCTGCGCACCGTCGACCGGCGGCAGACGGATCCGTGCACCGGTCTGCCGCGGCCGTGGACCGGTTCGACCGGCCTGGTGACCGAGGTGCTGCCGCGGGTGCGGCTGCGTCCGGGGCGGACCACCGCCTACCTGTGCGGCCCCGAGGCGATGATGACGCACACCGGCGCCGCCTTGATCCGGCTCGGTCTGCGTCCGGAGGACATCGAGCTGTCCCTGGAGCGGAACATGCGCTGCGGCGCGGGCCTGTGCGGACACTGCCAGCTCGGCCCGGACTTCGTCTGTCTGGACGGCCCGGTGACCACCTACGACCACGCCGAGCCGCTGCTCGCGGTTCCAGAGCTGTGA
- a CDS encoding oxidoreductase — protein MTGKPRLAVFKFASCDGCQLTLLDCEDELLALADTLEIAHFTEATRTSLPGPYDLALVEGSITTPEDAERIERVRADSRFLVVLGACATAGGIQALRNFGDVRGFTETVYARPDYISTLEHSTAIADHVPVDFELRGCPIDRGQLLEVITAYLAGRKPRIPDRSVCYECKARGVVCVSVADGTPCLGPVTHAGCGAICPAFRRGCFGCFGPAREPNTPALVRLLREQGEAPEHIARVFRTFNAASPAFRAAAESVDDPDREVRS, from the coding sequence ATGACCGGCAAGCCCCGACTGGCCGTGTTCAAGTTCGCCTCCTGCGACGGCTGCCAGCTGACCCTGCTGGACTGCGAGGACGAGCTCTTGGCGCTGGCCGACACCCTCGAGATCGCGCACTTCACCGAGGCCACGCGGACCTCGTTGCCCGGCCCGTACGACCTCGCCCTCGTGGAGGGCTCCATCACCACCCCCGAGGACGCCGAGCGGATCGAACGGGTACGCGCCGACTCCCGGTTCCTGGTGGTGCTCGGCGCGTGCGCAACCGCCGGCGGGATCCAGGCGCTGCGGAACTTCGGCGACGTCCGCGGGTTCACCGAGACCGTGTACGCCCGGCCCGACTACATCAGCACGCTGGAGCACTCCACGGCGATCGCCGATCATGTGCCGGTCGACTTCGAGCTGCGCGGCTGTCCGATCGACCGCGGCCAGCTGCTCGAGGTGATCACCGCGTATCTGGCCGGCCGCAAGCCCCGGATCCCGGACCGCAGCGTCTGCTATGAGTGCAAGGCCCGCGGAGTCGTGTGCGTGAGCGTCGCCGACGGCACGCCCTGCCTGGGGCCGGTGACGCACGCCGGATGCGGCGCGATCTGCCCGGCGTTCCGGCGCGGCTGCTTCGGCTGCTTCGGGCCGGCGCGTGAACCCAACACCCCCGCGCTGGTCCGGCTGCTTCGGGAGCAGGGCGAGGCCCCGGAGCACATCGCGCGGGTGTTCCGAACCTTCAACGCCGCCAGTCCCGCGTTCCGGGCGGCAGCCGAGTCCGTCGACGACCCCGATCGGGAGGTTCGGTCATGA